The following coding sequences lie in one Rutidosis leptorrhynchoides isolate AG116_Rl617_1_P2 chromosome 4, CSIRO_AGI_Rlap_v1, whole genome shotgun sequence genomic window:
- the LOC139842961 gene encoding uncharacterized protein produces the protein MENDVWNLKWSRDNVGGRNEQYIDDLKSLLQSVSITNEEDKVVWGPSMHGNYTISGARRIVDENILPNLQQSTRWIKFIPIKVNIFIWRVTIDKLPTRYNLLIRGVDIQDIGCPHCDCGVEDLNHVLFSCVLARDIWRKIGLWTNVMFVRFDSWTEWLSWFDNWAAPANIKDRLNVIVATLVWVIWRFPNGVIFSATNMSRDELYDSIRSFSYSWLSSRCKYQIN, from the coding sequence ATGGAAAATGATGTTTGGAATTTGAAATGGTCTAGAGACAATGTGGGGGGTCGAAATGAACAATATATAGACGATTTAAAATCCTTGTTGCAGTCTGTTTCGATAACAAATGAAGAGGATAAAGTTGTTTGGGGCCCAAGTATGCATGGCAATTATACTATTTCTGGAGCGAGAAGAATAGTTGATGAAAATATTCTCCCAAATTTGCAACAAAGTACAAGGTGGATCAAGTTCATTCCTATAAAAGTGAATATTTTTATTTGGCGAGTAACGATTGATAAACTTCCTACAAGGTACAATCTTCTTATTCGAGGTGTCGATATTCAAGATATAGGGTGCCCTCATTGTGATTGTGGAGTTGAAGATTTGAATCATGTTTTGTTCTCTTGTGTTCTTGCAAGAGATATATGGCGAAAAATTGGCTTGTGGACCAATGTGATGTTTGTTCGATTTGATTCATGGACCGAATGGCTAAGTTGGTTCGATAATTGGGCCGCACCCGCAAATATTAAGGATCGCCTGAATGTTATTGTGGCTACTTTGGTTTGGGTGATATGGAGGTTTCCTAATGGAGTTATCTTTTCGGCGACTAATATGAGTAGAGATGAATTATATGATTCAATTAGAAGCTTTTCTTATTCATGGTTGTCAAGTAGATGTAAATATCAAATAAATTAG